A single Micropterus dolomieu isolate WLL.071019.BEF.003 ecotype Adirondacks unplaced genomic scaffold, ASM2129224v1 contig_13474, whole genome shotgun sequence DNA region contains:
- the LOC123966458 gene encoding uncharacterized protein LOC123966458 — protein MPHRGGRVAIFTAAQETLIVDMVRENNLIRLREIRDKVIADDVNFEGIDDVSLATIDRVLRRQKMRMKQVYRVPFERNSARHKDLRYEYVQRILQLDAMARPHEYLFLDEAGFNLQKRRQRGRNIGQRAITEVPGQRGGNITLCAAMGLEGLVHRQAVLGSYNTQRLLTFLEELKDILLDRQQHHPGPEHPIYVIIWDNVRFHRTNQIRVVHH, from the exons ATGCCACATAGAGGTGGGAGGGTTGCCATATTTACAGCGGCACAAGAAACCCTCATTGTGGATATGGTTCGTGAGAACAACCTCATCAGACTCCGGGAGATCAGAGACAAAGTCATTGCCGATGATGTGAACTTTGAGGGCATTGATGATGTCAGCTTGGCCACAATAGACCGAGTTCTCCGGCGCCAAAAGATGCGGATGAAACAAGTCTATAGGGTTCCCTTTGAGCGAAACTCTGCACGACACAAAGACCTACGTTACGAGTATGTGCAA aggATATTACAGTTGGACGCGATGGCCAGACCTCATGAGTACCTCTTCCTGGATGAGGCTGGCTTCAACCTGCAGAAACGAAGGCAAAGAGGCCGTAACATTGGCCAAAGAGCCATCACTGAGGTTCCTGGCCAACGGGGGGGTAATATTACTCTTTGTGCGGCCATGGGTTTGGAGGGGCTTGTCCACCGGCAGGCTGTCCTTGGGTCTTACAACACCCAACGTCTCCTAACCTTCCTAGAGGAGCTAAAAGATATCCTCCTGGACCGCCAACAACACCATCCTGGGCCCGAACATCCCATTTATGTGATCATTTGGGACAATGTACGCTTCCACAGAACAAACCAAATCAGAGTGGTTCACCACTAA